A window of the Isosphaera pallida ATCC 43644 genome harbors these coding sequences:
- the cmk gene encoding (d)CMP kinase, with protein sequence MTSSSDPFAEDDAPEASLRVVTIDGPAASGKGTIARQLAETLGWTLLNTGAMYRVVALAGMRRGLDLTDEDRLAALARGLRARFEAGRAWLEDEDVTEPIHSLEVTRATRHAADNQQVRAVLVGWQRRFARRHQPIVTEGRDQGTVVFPHAPVKIYLTADPAERARRRVAQFTRQGQIVDPAQVLADLLQRDREDESRPIGGLKPAPDALRLDTTNLTPHEVVGDLVNLVRQRLGTTGTGSPRIT encoded by the coding sequence ATGACTTCTTCTTCCGATCCATTTGCGGAGGACGACGCTCCGGAGGCGTCGCTGCGGGTAGTGACCATCGACGGCCCGGCGGCTTCCGGTAAGGGCACCATCGCCCGCCAATTGGCCGAAACCCTGGGCTGGACCTTGCTCAACACCGGCGCGATGTATCGGGTGGTCGCGCTGGCCGGTATGCGCCGCGGCCTGGATTTAACTGACGAGGACCGTCTGGCGGCCTTAGCGCGTGGCCTTCGGGCCCGCTTCGAGGCTGGTCGCGCTTGGCTAGAGGACGAAGATGTCACCGAGCCGATCCACTCCCTCGAAGTCACCCGCGCCACGCGCCACGCCGCCGACAACCAGCAGGTCCGCGCGGTGTTGGTCGGTTGGCAACGCCGCTTTGCCCGACGTCATCAGCCCATCGTCACCGAAGGACGCGACCAGGGCACGGTGGTGTTTCCCCACGCTCCGGTCAAAATCTACCTCACCGCCGATCCCGCCGAACGCGCCCGCCGCCGGGTCGCTCAGTTTACTCGTCAGGGCCAAATTGTGGACCCCGCCCAGGTCCTCGCCGACCTTCTCCAGCGCGACCGCGAGGACGAGTCCCGGCCCATTGGTGGGCTCAAGCCCGCCCCCGACGCCCTTCGGCTGGACACCACGAACCTCACCCCTCATGAGGTTGTCGGCGATCTGGTGAACTTGGTTCGTCAACGTCTGGGAACCACCGGGACTGGTTCTCCTAGAATCACTTGA
- a CDS encoding lysophospholipid acyltransferase family protein, with protein sequence MIWYRWIQAVVSLLWMVGAGVRASGRKEFPRTGPVLLISNHLSHLDVFMLGLLLPRPLNYVARSTLFVGPLAWLIRSVGGFPIQRDGMGAEGIKETLRRLRNGGIVTLFPEGTRSPNGELGPIKPGIVALATRIQAPIVAVGLAGTYEAWPRHRSWLRLHPVHIHYNPPIAPEELKKLTPEQILERLRAELLDAHARARAALSNLR encoded by the coding sequence ATGATCTGGTACCGCTGGATTCAGGCGGTTGTTTCGTTGCTTTGGATGGTGGGAGCCGGTGTTCGGGCCAGCGGACGCAAGGAGTTTCCCCGCACGGGGCCGGTTCTGCTCATCAGCAACCATCTGAGCCATCTCGATGTCTTCATGCTGGGGCTGCTGTTGCCTCGTCCGTTGAACTACGTCGCCCGCTCAACCCTCTTCGTTGGTCCCCTGGCCTGGTTGATCCGCTCGGTCGGCGGCTTCCCCATTCAACGCGACGGCATGGGAGCCGAAGGGATCAAGGAGACCCTCCGACGCCTTAGAAATGGGGGGATCGTGACTTTGTTTCCCGAGGGGACCCGCTCCCCCAATGGGGAACTTGGCCCGATCAAACCAGGAATCGTTGCCCTCGCCACCCGCATCCAAGCGCCGATTGTCGCAGTCGGTCTGGCCGGCACCTACGAAGCCTGGCCCCGCCATCGCTCTTGGTTGCGACTTCATCCCGTTCATATTCACTACAATCCCCCCATCGCTCCCGAAGAACTCAAAAAGCTGACACCCGAACAAATTCTGGAACGCCTCCGCGCAGAATTGCTCGACGCCCACGCCCGTGCGCGCGCCGCGCTTAGCAACCTGCGCTGA